A region of Vitis riparia cultivar Riparia Gloire de Montpellier isolate 1030 chromosome 1, EGFV_Vit.rip_1.0, whole genome shotgun sequence DNA encodes the following proteins:
- the LOC117918461 gene encoding SUPPRESSOR OF GAMMA RESPONSE 1 isoform X1, which produces MAGMSWLVDSNRFATKIKNASGTRETERVKWKSNPSRACPNCQHIIDNSDVTQEWPGLPRGVKFDPSDQEIIWHLLAKVGVGNLEAHPFIDEFIPTVEEDDGICYTHPQNLPGVKQDGSAAHFFHQAIKAYNTGTRKRRKIHGDVFGDVRWHKTGKTKPVILDGVQRGCKKIMVLYASIVRGGKPEKTNWVMHQYHLGTGEDEKDGEYVISKVSYQQQQVKQSDKIEQDFPESSGALIAKVDPVTPKSATPEHPLTERRNSDFNPGQESPIACMDSSVQQPDMGHLEGEVQTECEQIDCQNILKAENCVDEVLDHNDNHGEEEAKWWDNESQFLLDSQQLVEGLSICDEFLQSQSPNREGHENGNDGHVTSKPRLSDYANLGAEDLKKDLEDCQDLVLDPANIELDTPPDFRLSQLEFGSQDSFIAWGGEQGG; this is translated from the exons ATGGCTGG AATGTCATGGTTGGTTGACAGTAATAGATTTGCAACAAAAATCAAGAATGCATCTGGCACTCGTGAGACTGAAAGAGTCAAATGGAAAAGCAATCCTAGTAGAGCTTGCCCGAATTGCCAGCATATAATTGACAATAGTGAT GTTACTCAGGAGTGGCCAGGATTACCTAGAGGTGTGAAATTTGATCCATCTGATCAGGAGATCATATGGCATTTACTTGCAAAAGTTGGAGTTGGGAATTTGGAAGCACATCCTTTTATTGATGAGTTCATCCCAACTGTTGAGGAAGATGATGGAATCTGTTATACCCATCCTCAGAATCTACCAG gtgtAAAGCAAGATGGAAGTGCAGCTCACTTTTTTCATCAAGCAATCAAGGCTTATAATACTGGAACTCGAAAGCGTCGAAAGATACATGGTGATGTTTTCGGTGATGTTCGTTGGCACAAAACCGGCAAGACCAAACCTGTGATTTTGGATGGGGTTCAGAGAGGGTGTAAGAAGATTATGGTTCTCTACGCAAGCATAGTCAGGGGTGGGAAACCAGAGAAAACAAATTGGGTTATGCACCAGTATCACCTGGGTACTGGAGAGGATGAGAAAGATGGGGAATATGTTATTTCTAAAGTCTCTTATCAGCAGCAACAAGTCAAGCAGAGTGACAAAATTGAACAAGATTTTCCTGAAAGCTCTGGTGCCTTAATTGCAAAAGTAGATCCAGTTACTCCCAAATCTGCAACTCCTGAACACCCTCTTACTGAAAGAAGAAATTCTGACTTTAACCCAGGACAAGAGTCTCCTATTGCTTGCATGGATTCCTCAGTtcag CAACCTGACATGGGGCATTTAGAAGGTGAGGTGCAAACTGAATGTGAACAGATTGATTGCCAAAATATCCTAAAGGCAGAAAATTGTGTTGATGAAGTCTTAGATCATAATGATAATCATGGTGAGGAAGAAGCAAAATGGTGGGACAATGAGTCGCAGTTTCTGTTAGATTCACAGCAACTTGTGGAAGGGTTGTCCATCTGTGATGAGTTTCTTCAGAGCCAGTCTCCCAATAGGGAAGGACATGAGAATGGGAACGATGGGCATGTGACAAGCAAACCCCGTCTCTCTGATTATGCTAACTTAGGAGCAGAGGACTTAAAGAAGGATCTGGAGGATTGCCAAGATCTGGTCCTTGATCCGGCAAACATAGAACTCGATACACCTCCTGATTTCCGGTTGAGCCAGCTT GAATTTGGATCTCAGGACAGCTTTATTGCCTGGGGTGGTGAGCAAGGTGGTTGA
- the LOC117916248 gene encoding transcriptional repressor ILP1 — MSSRPRNFRRRADDDDNDDTNGDGPPLIKPTSKPSTTTAAAAKPKKPPKLLSFADDEENESPSRSSSRSTQPPSRPSKTSSRFTKLSSSSSHKITTTKDRLTPSSASLPSNVQPQAGTYTKEALRELQKNTRTLASSRPASSEPKPSLEPVIVLKGLVKPISAAEDAVIEEENVEEEPESKDKGGRSFKKDTEDTETRLASMGIGKGRDSIPDQATINAIRAKRERLRQSRAAAPDYISLDGGSNHGAAEGLSDEEPEFQGRIAMFGEKPESGKKGVFEDVDERGMEGGFKKDAHDSDDEEEEKIWEEEQFRKGLGKRMDDGSSRVVSSSVPVVQKVQQQKFMYSSVTAYTSVPGVSAPLNIGGAVGPLPGFDAMSLSQQAELANKALHENLRRLKESHGRTMSSLTRTDENLSSSLSNITTLEKSLTAAGEKFIFMQKLRDFVSVICDFLQHKAPFIEELEEQMQKLHEERASAILERRAADNDEMMEIQASVDAAMSVFTKSGSNEAMVAAARTAAQAASAAMREQTNLPVKLDEYGRDINLQKCMDKNRRSEARQRKRDRWDAKRMTFLENESSHQKIEGESSTDESDSETTAYQSNRDLLLQTAEQIFGDAAEEYSQLSAVKERIERWKKQYSSSYRDAYMSLSVPAIFSPYVRLELLKWDPLYEEADFDDMKWHSLLFNYGLSEDGNDFSPDDADANLVPELVERVALPILHHELAHCWDIFSTRETKNAVSATNLVIRYIPASSEALGELLAVVHKRLYKAVTNFMVPPWNILVMKAVPNAARVAAYRFGMSIRLMRNICSWKDILALPVLEKLVLDQLLSGQVLPHVENIASDVHDAITRTERIISSLSGVWAGPSVTGERSNKLQPLVDYVLRLGKRLEKRHSPGVTESDTSRLARRLKRMLVELNEYDKARDISRTFHLKEAL, encoded by the exons ATGAGCAGCAGACCCAGAAACTTCCGTCGCCGTGCCGATGACGATGACAACGACGATACCAACGGCGACGGCCCTCCTTTAATCAAACCTACCTCGAAACCCTCTACAACCACCGCTGCCGCCGCCAAACCGAAGAAGCCTCCGAAGCTCCTCAGCTTCGCCGACGACGAAGAAAATGAATCCCCATCTCGTTCCTCCTCTCGCTCCACCCAACCCCCATCTCGCCCATCCAAGACATCCTCTCGCTTCACCAAACTCTCCTCATCGTCCTCCCACAAAATCACCACCACCAAGGACCGCCTCACCCCCTCCTCCGCCTCTCTCCCCTCCAATGTCCAACCCCAAGCCGGCACCTACACCAAAGAAGCCCTTCGTGAACTCCAAAAGAACACCAGAACCCTAGCCAGCTCTCGTCCCGCTTCCTCCGAACCCAAACCCTCACTCGAACCGGTCATCGTCTTGAAAGGCCTTGTCAAACCCATCTCGGCCGCCGAGGATGCCGTGATCGAGGAAGAAAATGTTGAGGAGGAACCAGAAAGCAAAGACAAGGGAGGGAGGTCATTTAAGAAGGATACGGAGGATACCGAAACCCGATTAGCTTCGATGGGAATTGGGAAGGGTAGGGATTCGATTCCCGATCAAGCTACAATCAACGCTATTCGAGCCAAGAGGGAGCGGCTCCGGCAGTCACGGGCGGCTGCTCCAGATTATATCTCATTGGATGGAGGGAGTAATCATGGGGCGGCGGAGGGGTTGAGCGATGAGGAGCCGGAGTTTCAGGGGCGAATTGCGATGTTTGGGGAGAAGCCTGAGAGTGGGAAAAAGGGCGTCTTTGAGGACGTGGACGAGAGGGGAATGGAAGGGGGGTTTAAGAAGGATGCACATGATAGTGATGACGAGGAAGAGGAGAAAATTTGGGAAGAAGAGCAATTCAGGAAGGGGTTGGGGAAGAGGATGGATGATGGGTCTAGTAGGGTGGTGAGTAGTAGTGTGCCTGTGGTTCAGAAAGTTCAGCAACAAAAGTTCATGTATTCTTCTGTAACTGCATATACCTCAGTGCCAGGTGTATCTGCTCCTTTAAACATAGGGGGTGCGGTTGGGCCACTGCCTGGTTTCGATGCAATGTCGTTATCTCAGCAGGCTGAGCTTGCTAATAAAGCGTTGCATGAGAACTTGAGGAGGCTTAAG GAATCTCATGGCAGAACCATGTCATCACTGACTAGAACTGATGAAAATTTGTCTTCCTCACTGTCGAATATCACTACTCTTGAGAAGTCTCTTACTGCTGCCGGTGAGAAGTTCATCTTTATGCAAAAGCTTCGTGACTTTGTTTCTGTTATATGTGACTTTTTGCAG CATAAAGCTCCTTTTATTGAGGAACTTGAAGAGCAGATGCAGAAGCTTCATGAAGAGCGTGCATCAGCTATCTTAGAAAGGAGAGCTGCTGATAATGATGAGATGATGGAAATACAAGCATCTGTTGATGCTGCAATGTCAGTTTTCACTAAAAGTGGTTCTAATGAGGCAATGGTTGCTGCTGCCAGAACTGCAGCTCAGGCTGCATCTGCTGCCATGAGAGAACAAACAAATCTACCAGTGAAGCTAGATGAATATGGTAGAGACATAAACCTGCAAAAATGCATGGATAAGAATAGGAGATCTGAGGCTCGACAACGTAAGAGAGATAGATGGGATGCTAAAAGAATGACATTCTTAGAGAATGAAAGTTCCCATCAGAAAATAGAAGGAGAATCAAGCACTGATGAGAGTGATAGTGAGACTACAGCATACCAGTCAAACCGTGATTTGTTGCTTCAGACTGCTGAACAAATTTTCGGTGATGCAGCCGAGGAATATTCTCAACTTTCAGCCGTGAAAGAAAGAATTGAAAGATGGAAGAAACAGTACTCGTCAAGCTACCGAGATGCTTATATGTCTCTAAGTGTACCTGCTATCTTCTCTCCATATGTGAGATTGGAGCTCCTAAAATGGGACCCACTTTATGAAGAAGCAGATTTTGATGATATGAAATG GCACTCATTGCTTTTCAATTATGGTTTGTCTGAAGATGGAAATGATTTCAGCCCTGATGATGCTGATGCTAACCTTGTTCCTGAACTGGTGGAAAGGGTTGCACTTCCCATTTTGCATCATGAACTTGCTCACTGCTGGGATATTTTCAGTACCAGAGAGACAAAGAATGCTGTTTCTGCAACAAACTTGGTTATTAGGTACATCCCAGCTTCCAGCGAGGCTCTAGGGGAATTATTAGCTGTCGTCCACAAGCGTCTTTACAAGGCTGTCACTAATTTTATG GTACCACCATGGAACATACTTGTAATGAAGGCTGTGCCAAATGCAGCACGAGTTGCGGCATATAGGTTTGGCATGTCTATTCGTTTGATGAGGAACATCTGCTCGTGGAAAGATATCCTTGCATTGCCAGTTTTGGAGAAGCTTGTTCTTGATCAGCTTTTGAGTGGACAAGTTCTTCCTCATGTTGAAAACATTGCATCTGATGTTCATGATGCAATCACAAGAACAGAAAGGATCATCTCTTCTTTATCTGGGGTGTGGGCAGGCCCAAGTGTCACAGGGGAGCGCAG CAACAAGTTGCAACCTCTGGTGGATTATGTTCTGAGACTTGGGAAGAGGCTGGAGAAAAGGCACTCGCCAGGCGTGACTGAGAGTGACACTAGCAGACTTGCCCGTCGATTAAAAAGGATGTTGGTTGAGCTCAATGAGTATGACAAGGCCAGGGATATATCTAGAACTTTCCATCTCAAAGAGGCACTCTAA
- the LOC117918461 gene encoding SUPPRESSOR OF GAMMA RESPONSE 1 isoform X2, which translates to MSWLVDSNRFATKIKNASGTRETERVKWKSNPSRACPNCQHIIDNSDVTQEWPGLPRGVKFDPSDQEIIWHLLAKVGVGNLEAHPFIDEFIPTVEEDDGICYTHPQNLPGVKQDGSAAHFFHQAIKAYNTGTRKRRKIHGDVFGDVRWHKTGKTKPVILDGVQRGCKKIMVLYASIVRGGKPEKTNWVMHQYHLGTGEDEKDGEYVISKVSYQQQQVKQSDKIEQDFPESSGALIAKVDPVTPKSATPEHPLTERRNSDFNPGQESPIACMDSSVQQPDMGHLEGEVQTECEQIDCQNILKAENCVDEVLDHNDNHGEEEAKWWDNESQFLLDSQQLVEGLSICDEFLQSQSPNREGHENGNDGHVTSKPRLSDYANLGAEDLKKDLEDCQDLVLDPANIELDTPPDFRLSQLEFGSQDSFIAWGGEQGG; encoded by the exons ATGTCATGGTTGGTTGACAGTAATAGATTTGCAACAAAAATCAAGAATGCATCTGGCACTCGTGAGACTGAAAGAGTCAAATGGAAAAGCAATCCTAGTAGAGCTTGCCCGAATTGCCAGCATATAATTGACAATAGTGAT GTTACTCAGGAGTGGCCAGGATTACCTAGAGGTGTGAAATTTGATCCATCTGATCAGGAGATCATATGGCATTTACTTGCAAAAGTTGGAGTTGGGAATTTGGAAGCACATCCTTTTATTGATGAGTTCATCCCAACTGTTGAGGAAGATGATGGAATCTGTTATACCCATCCTCAGAATCTACCAG gtgtAAAGCAAGATGGAAGTGCAGCTCACTTTTTTCATCAAGCAATCAAGGCTTATAATACTGGAACTCGAAAGCGTCGAAAGATACATGGTGATGTTTTCGGTGATGTTCGTTGGCACAAAACCGGCAAGACCAAACCTGTGATTTTGGATGGGGTTCAGAGAGGGTGTAAGAAGATTATGGTTCTCTACGCAAGCATAGTCAGGGGTGGGAAACCAGAGAAAACAAATTGGGTTATGCACCAGTATCACCTGGGTACTGGAGAGGATGAGAAAGATGGGGAATATGTTATTTCTAAAGTCTCTTATCAGCAGCAACAAGTCAAGCAGAGTGACAAAATTGAACAAGATTTTCCTGAAAGCTCTGGTGCCTTAATTGCAAAAGTAGATCCAGTTACTCCCAAATCTGCAACTCCTGAACACCCTCTTACTGAAAGAAGAAATTCTGACTTTAACCCAGGACAAGAGTCTCCTATTGCTTGCATGGATTCCTCAGTtcag CAACCTGACATGGGGCATTTAGAAGGTGAGGTGCAAACTGAATGTGAACAGATTGATTGCCAAAATATCCTAAAGGCAGAAAATTGTGTTGATGAAGTCTTAGATCATAATGATAATCATGGTGAGGAAGAAGCAAAATGGTGGGACAATGAGTCGCAGTTTCTGTTAGATTCACAGCAACTTGTGGAAGGGTTGTCCATCTGTGATGAGTTTCTTCAGAGCCAGTCTCCCAATAGGGAAGGACATGAGAATGGGAACGATGGGCATGTGACAAGCAAACCCCGTCTCTCTGATTATGCTAACTTAGGAGCAGAGGACTTAAAGAAGGATCTGGAGGATTGCCAAGATCTGGTCCTTGATCCGGCAAACATAGAACTCGATACACCTCCTGATTTCCGGTTGAGCCAGCTT GAATTTGGATCTCAGGACAGCTTTATTGCCTGGGGTGGTGAGCAAGGTGGTTGA